One window of Papaver somniferum cultivar HN1 chromosome 9, ASM357369v1, whole genome shotgun sequence genomic DNA carries:
- the LOC113307838 gene encoding uncharacterized protein LOC113307838: MLVEKKKNKIRVVGAHVANQKVQDNSKGVTNRFASLDEQNSFDQTDLNVAHQRSINAQNNNSCNFNGAMHGGNYEGFTKKLQNKEVNDNNSGIGNKGVVQASLRKSFNHKNINTTNKGSGKGINGGQFNDQMPICKGKGIMQASTSVSNNQENGRKQPTDSNVFKSLSRAIGGAVEGRGFSSEASTGRTSGNAESSDRDNNRTNLKGGYQTATNGRHCSDEKSVESCITNSSTYTRADGLEFIFGQNPSNSDSIKNLTFKLDTHGPEEFLNHGKEELECVSRMWQESTTLEVELAPMVETPALVKSPSDILKFEMHFTTHLDAEMLYQRQFKTRFNPLLELNKAAVARRMEMQVPRGPSRSVSIPKCFNNLSMKILVRNCRGAARLSFISVMKKLIKRHKPTIVDLLETKVLSSHAVRIVRQLGPFESILVDPEGFSGRMCLMWNPDEVDIQTTKKSRWAAHAVVTAKLQSPWILSTIMEVPIRLTERGCGVNFKLCMTFLTLSGW; this comes from the coding sequence ATGTtggtagaaaagaagaagaataaaattaGAGTGGTTGGTGCTCATGTGGCTAACCAGAAGGTGCAGGATAACAGTAAAGGGGTGACGAACAGATTTGCTTCTCTTGATGAGCAAAATTCATTTGACCAGACTGATCTCAATGTTGCTCATCAAAGGTCAATTAATGCTCAGAATAACAATAGTTGTAACTTTAATGGTGCCATGCATGGTGGGAATTATGAAGGGTTTACAAAGAAGTTACAAAATAAGGAGGTTAATGATAATAATAGTGGTATTGGTAATAAAGGGGTAGTTCAAGCATCATTAAGGAAGAGTTTTAACCATAAGAATATCAATACCACTAACAAAGGAAGTGGGAAAGGTATTAATGGTGGGCAATTTAATGATCAGATGCCTATATGTAAGGGTAAAGGAATAATGCAAGCATCAACAAGTGTTAGCAACAACCAGGAAAATGGAAGAAAGCAGCCAACGGATTCAAATGTTTTCAAGAGTTTGTCTAGAGCCATTGGAGGTGCAGTGGAGGGTAGAGGATTTTCTAGTGAGGCGAGCACAGGAAGAACTTCAGGCAATGCAGAATCATCTGACAGAGATAATAATAGAACAAATCTCAAGGGTGGATATCAAACTGCAACTAATGGAAGACATTGCTCGGATGAGAAGTCAGTTGAATCATGTATTACCAATAGTAGTACATACACAAGAGCAGATGGACTGGAGTTTATTTTTGGACAGAATCCATCAAACTCTGATTCCATTAAGAATCTCACCTTCAAGTTGGACACACATGGACCGGAGGAGTTTCTAAACCATGGAAAGGAAGAACTAGAATGCGTGTCAAGGATGTGGCAAGAATCAACAACGCTGGAGGTGGAACTGGCCCCAATGGTGGAAACCCCAGCTCTTGTAAAAAGCCCAAGTGATATATTGAAGTTCGAGATGCACTTCACTACACATTTGGATGCAGAGATGTTATACCAAAGACAGTTCAAGACCAGGTTCAATCCATTATTGGAGTTGAACAAAGCAGCAGTAGCAAGGAGAATGGAAATGCAAGTTCCTAGAGGTCCTTCTCGGTCCGTTTCGATACCCAAATGTTTTAATAATTTATCGATGAAGATCTTAGTGCGGAACTGTAGGGGTGCTGCTAGACTCTCTTTCATAAGTGTGATGAAGAAATTGATTAAGAGACATAAGCCAACCATTGTGGATTTACTCGAAACCAAAGTGCTTTCCTCCCATGCGGTACGCATTGTCAGACAATTGGGTCCGTTTGAGTCTATTTTGGTTGATCCTGAAGGATTCTCTGGGAGAATGTGCTTGATGTGGAATCCGGATGAGGTAGATATTCAGACTACTAAGAAGTCGAGGTGGGCTGCTCATGCTGTGGTTACGGCTAAGCTTCAAAGTCCGTGGATTCTATCCACCATTATGGAAGTACCAATAAGGCTAACAGAAAGAGGGTGTGGAGTGAACTTCAAGCTGTGTATGACATTCCTAACTCTGAGTGGATGGTAA